A stretch of Pseudomonas taetrolens DNA encodes these proteins:
- a CDS encoding sarcosine oxidase subunit gamma: MSTANVYQQRPDSGAKAESSLHHANLGGLVGKGRKNPGVTVREKKLLGHLTLRGDAKDPAFAEGVHKALGLELPVALSLVAKGESSLQWMGPDEWLLIVPGGQEYAVEQALRAALVGLHISVVNVSGGQQLLELSGPKVREVLMKSTSYDVHPDNFPVGKAVGTVFAKSQLVIRHTGEDTWELLIRRSFSDYWWLWLQDAAAEFGLSVEA; the protein is encoded by the coding sequence ATGAGCACAGCCAACGTTTACCAACAACGCCCGGACTCGGGTGCGAAAGCCGAATCATCGCTGCACCACGCCAATCTCGGCGGCCTGGTCGGCAAGGGACGCAAGAATCCCGGTGTCACTGTGCGCGAGAAAAAACTCCTCGGGCACCTGACCTTGCGTGGCGATGCCAAGGACCCGGCCTTTGCCGAAGGCGTACACAAGGCCTTGGGCCTGGAGCTGCCCGTGGCCTTGAGCCTGGTGGCCAAAGGCGAGTCGTCGCTGCAGTGGATGGGCCCGGATGAGTGGCTGCTGATCGTACCTGGCGGCCAGGAATATGCGGTGGAGCAAGCCTTGCGAGCGGCGCTGGTCGGGCTGCACATCTCAGTGGTCAACGTCAGCGGCGGGCAACAGCTGCTGGAACTGAGCGGGCCGAAAGTGCGCGAAGTGCTGATGAAATCCACCAGCTATGACGTTCACCCTGACAACTTTCCGGTGGGCAAGGCGGTCGGCACCGTATTCGCCAAGTCACAGCTGGTGATCCGGCATACCGGCGAAGACACCTGGGAACTGCTGATCCGTCGCAGCTTTTCTGACTATTGGTGGCTATGGTTGCAAGACGCGGCTGCAGAGTTCGGACTGAGTGTTGAGGCCTGA
- a CDS encoding threonine aldolase family protein, whose translation MTDKSQQFASDNYSGICPEVWSAMEQANVGHQRAYGEDEWTLRAANDFRKLFEADCEVYFAFNGTAANSLALSSLCQSFHSVICSETAHVETDECGAPEFFSNGSKLLTARSVNGKLTPDSIREIALKRKDIHYPKPRVVTITQATEVGSVYRPEEIRAISATCKELGLNLHMDGARFSNACAYLGCSPADLTWKAGVDVLCFGGTKNGMAVGEAILFFNHDLAVDFDYRCKQAGQLASKMRFLSAPWVGLLENDAWLKHARHANHCAQLLSQLVSDIPGVELMFPVEANGVFLQLSEPAVTALTARGWRFYTFIGDGGARFMCSWDTAEARVRELAADIREVMAG comes from the coding sequence ATGACTGACAAGAGCCAACAATTCGCCAGCGACAACTACTCCGGTATCTGCCCTGAAGTCTGGAGCGCCATGGAACAGGCCAACGTCGGCCACCAACGCGCTTATGGCGAGGACGAGTGGACGCTGCGCGCCGCCAACGACTTCCGCAAACTGTTCGAAGCCGACTGCGAGGTGTACTTCGCCTTCAACGGCACCGCCGCCAACTCCCTGGCGCTGTCGTCGCTGTGCCAGAGCTTCCACAGCGTGATCTGCTCGGAAACCGCCCACGTCGAAACCGATGAATGCGGCGCCCCGGAGTTCTTCTCCAACGGCTCGAAACTGCTGACCGCCCGCTCGGTAAACGGCAAGCTGACGCCCGATTCGATCCGCGAAATCGCCCTCAAACGCAAAGACATCCACTACCCGAAACCCCGTGTGGTAACCATTACCCAGGCCACTGAAGTGGGCAGCGTGTACCGTCCGGAAGAAATCCGGGCCATCAGCGCCACCTGCAAGGAGCTGGGCCTGAACCTGCACATGGACGGCGCGCGCTTTTCCAATGCCTGCGCCTACCTGGGCTGCTCGCCGGCGGACCTGACCTGGAAGGCCGGTGTCGACGTGCTGTGCTTTGGCGGTACGAAAAACGGTATGGCGGTGGGTGAAGCGATTCTGTTCTTCAACCATGACCTGGCCGTGGACTTTGACTACCGCTGCAAGCAGGCTGGGCAACTGGCTTCAAAAATGCGCTTTTTGTCTGCGCCTTGGGTGGGCTTGCTGGAAAACGACGCCTGGCTCAAGCACGCACGCCACGCGAACCATTGCGCCCAGTTGCTGAGCCAATTGGTGAGTGACATTCCGGGGGTTGAGCTGATGTTTCCGGTGGAGGCCAACGGTGTGTTTCTGCAGCTTTCGGAGCCGGCAGTGACCGCCTTGACAGCCAGGGGCTGGCGCTTCTACACCTTTATCGGCGACGGCGGCGCGCGCTTCATGTGCTCGTGGGACACCGCTGAGGCACGGGTTCGGGAATTGGCCGCGGATATTCGCGAAGTCATGGCGGGGTAA
- the glyA gene encoding serine hydroxymethyltransferase, with product MFSKQDQIQGYDDVLLAAMNAEDQRQEDHIELIASENYTSQRVMEAQGSGLTNKYAEGYPGKRYYGGCEHVDKVEQLAIDRAKQLFGADYANVQPHSGSQANAAVYLALLNAGDTVLGMSLAHGGHLTHGASVSFSGKLYNAVQYGIDTATGTIDYDEVERLAVEHQPKMIIAGFSAYSQILDFPRFRQIADKVGAYLFVDMAHVAGLVAAGLYPNPLPYADVVTTTTHKTLRGPRGGLILAKANEALEKKLNSAVFPGGQGGPLMHVIAAKAVCFKEALEPGFKTYQQQVLDNAQAMAEVFIKRGYDVVSGGTDNHLFLVSLIRQGLTGKDADAALGRAHITVNKNAVPNDPQSPFVTSGLRIGTPAVTSRGFKVAQCTELAGWICDILDHLGDADIEADVARQVTSLCKDFPVYR from the coding sequence ATGTTCAGCAAGCAGGATCAGATTCAGGGTTACGACGACGTCTTGTTAGCGGCCATGAATGCCGAAGATCAGCGTCAGGAAGATCACATCGAGCTGATCGCCTCCGAGAACTACACCAGCCAGCGCGTCATGGAGGCTCAGGGCAGCGGTCTGACCAACAAATATGCTGAAGGCTACCCGGGCAAGCGCTATTACGGCGGCTGCGAGCATGTGGATAAAGTTGAGCAACTGGCCATCGATCGCGCCAAGCAACTGTTCGGTGCCGATTACGCCAACGTGCAGCCGCACTCCGGCAGCCAGGCCAATGCCGCGGTCTACCTGGCCTTGCTCAACGCAGGCGACACCGTGCTGGGCATGAGCCTGGCCCATGGCGGCCACTTGACCCACGGCGCCAGTGTCAGCTTCTCGGGCAAGCTCTACAACGCCGTGCAGTACGGCATCGACACCGCGACCGGCACCATTGATTACGACGAAGTTGAGCGTTTGGCCGTTGAGCATCAGCCAAAAATGATCATCGCCGGGTTCTCGGCTTACTCGCAAATCCTCGATTTCCCGCGTTTTCGCCAAATCGCTGACAAAGTCGGCGCCTACCTGTTTGTCGACATGGCCCACGTCGCTGGCCTGGTGGCTGCCGGTCTGTACCCGAACCCGCTGCCGTATGCCGATGTGGTCACCACCACCACGCACAAAACCCTGCGCGGCCCGCGTGGCGGCCTGATTCTGGCCAAGGCCAACGAAGCGCTGGAGAAAAAGCTCAACTCGGCTGTGTTCCCAGGTGGTCAGGGCGGCCCGCTGATGCACGTGATTGCAGCCAAGGCGGTGTGCTTCAAGGAGGCCCTGGAGCCGGGCTTCAAAACCTACCAGCAACAAGTGCTCGACAACGCCCAGGCCATGGCTGAGGTGTTTATCAAGCGCGGCTACGACGTGGTCTCGGGCGGTACCGACAATCACCTGTTCCTGGTCAGCCTGATCCGCCAGGGCCTAACCGGCAAAGACGCCGATGCTGCATTGGGTCGTGCCCATATCACCGTCAACAAAAACGCTGTGCCTAACGATCCGCAATCACCTTTCGTCACATCCGGCCTGCGGATCGGCACCCCGGCGGTGACCTCGCGCGGCTTCAAAGTGGCGCAATGCACGGAGCTGGCTGGCTGGATCTGCGACATCCTCGATCATCTCGGCGATGCCGACATCGAAGCTGACGTTGCCCGCCAGGTGACTTCGCTGTGCAAAGACTTCCCGGTTTATCGCTGA
- the gbcB gene encoding glycine-betaine demethylase subunit GbcB, producing the protein MSNTFLNPVTTQTWANGRHIVRCVKVIQETWDVRTFCFMADQPILFFFKPGQFVTLELEIEGSPVMRSYTISSSPSVPYSFSVTIKRVPGGRVSNWLHDTLHEGQELAVHGPVGLFNAIDAPSPKVLYLSGGVGITPVMSMARWFYDTNANVDMVFIHSARSPKDIIYHRELEHMASRIDNFSLHLICEKHGLGEPWAGYRGYLNHKMLELMAPDFLEREVFCCGPTPYMSAVKRLLEGCGFDMSRYHEESFGATPPEARADAVEQAEQAADAPELDAADLNQVEFTASGKSIRVGPAETVHAAAAKLGLLIPKACGMGICGTCKVLKLGGEVDMEHNGGITDEDVAEGYILSCCSVPKGDVRIEF; encoded by the coding sequence ATGTCCAACACCTTTCTGAATCCGGTAACCACCCAGACCTGGGCTAATGGCCGACACATCGTGCGATGCGTCAAAGTCATTCAGGAAACCTGGGATGTGCGCACCTTCTGTTTTATGGCGGACCAGCCGATCCTGTTCTTTTTCAAACCCGGGCAATTCGTGACCCTGGAGCTGGAAATTGAAGGTTCTCCGGTGATGCGCTCGTACACCATCTCCAGCTCGCCATCAGTGCCCTACAGTTTTTCGGTGACGATCAAGCGTGTTCCGGGCGGACGCGTGTCCAACTGGCTGCACGACACCCTGCACGAAGGGCAGGAGCTGGCGGTTCACGGCCCGGTCGGGTTGTTCAACGCCATTGATGCGCCTAGCCCCAAAGTGCTGTACCTCAGCGGCGGCGTCGGGATTACCCCGGTCATGTCCATGGCGCGCTGGTTTTACGACACCAATGCCAATGTCGACATGGTGTTTATCCACAGCGCCCGCTCGCCCAAAGACATCATTTATCACCGCGAGCTGGAGCATATGGCGTCGCGTATCGATAACTTCAGCCTGCACCTGATTTGTGAAAAACACGGGTTGGGCGAGCCGTGGGCCGGCTATCGCGGTTATCTGAATCACAAGATGCTGGAATTGATGGCCCCGGACTTCCTGGAACGCGAAGTGTTTTGTTGCGGGCCGACGCCCTACATGAGCGCCGTCAAGCGCCTGTTGGAAGGCTGCGGGTTTGACATGAGCCGCTACCATGAAGAGTCTTTCGGGGCGACGCCACCCGAAGCTCGGGCTGATGCCGTGGAGCAAGCCGAGCAGGCGGCCGACGCGCCGGAGCTGGATGCCGCGGACTTGAACCAGGTGGAGTTCACCGCGTCGGGCAAGAGTATCCGCGTGGGCCCGGCCGAAACCGTACATGCGGCCGCCGCCAAACTCGGCTTGCTCATCCCCAAAGCTTGCGGCATGGGCATTTGCGGCACCTGCAAGGTGCTGAAACTGGGCGGCGAAGTCGACATGGAGCACAACGGCGGCATCACCGATGAAGACGTGGCTGAAGGCTATATTCTCTCGTGCTGCAGTGTGCCCAAGGGCGATGTGCGTATCGAATTCTAA
- a CDS encoding sarcosine oxidase subunit delta — protein sequence MLHIFCPHCGELRSEEEFHASGQAHIPRPLDPNACTDAEWGDYMFFRDNPRGLHHELWNHVAGCRQFFNATRNTVTYEILETYLIGSKPQFTEQTAPLTTTATCELGEKV from the coding sequence ATGTTGCACATCTTCTGTCCCCATTGCGGCGAGCTTCGCTCCGAAGAGGAATTTCACGCGTCCGGCCAGGCGCACATTCCGCGCCCCCTCGATCCCAATGCATGCACCGATGCGGAGTGGGGCGACTACATGTTCTTTCGTGACAACCCTCGCGGTTTGCACCATGAACTGTGGAACCACGTCGCCGGCTGCCGCCAGTTCTTCAACGCTACGCGCAACACGGTGACGTACGAGATCCTTGAGACTTACCTGATCGGCAGCAAACCGCAGTTCACCGAACAGACCGCGCCGCTGACCACAACGGCAACTTGCGAGTTGGGAGAAAAAGTATGA
- a CDS encoding cell division protein ZapA has protein sequence MNADRDGIKVVSILGNDYSIKAPEGEQKTLVAASVMLNVALADTKRKYPSLIGDKLLVLAALNLCSQQIELKQRHKQELDRYQEQVSATVDVIERTLGQS, from the coding sequence ATGAACGCGGACAGAGACGGAATAAAAGTCGTCTCGATTCTGGGCAACGACTATTCGATCAAGGCGCCTGAAGGGGAGCAGAAAACCCTGGTGGCGGCATCGGTGATGTTGAACGTTGCCTTGGCCGATACGAAAAGAAAGTACCCGAGCTTGATCGGGGACAAATTGCTGGTGCTGGCTGCGTTGAATCTGTGCTCGCAACAGATTGAACTCAAGCAGCGTCACAAACAGGAACTCGACCGTTATCAAGAGCAAGTCAGCGCCACGGTCGATGTGATTGAACGAACGCTCGGACAATCGTAG
- a CDS encoding sarcosine oxidase subunit beta: MQRYSGFGLFKHSLSHHENWQKMWRTPIPKKVYDVVIVGGGGHGLATAYYLAKEHGITNVAVVEKGWLGGGNTARNTTIVRSNYLWDESAHLYEHAMKLWEGLSQDLNYNVMFSQRGVYNLCHTLQDIRDSERRVSANRLNGVDGELLNAQQVADEIPYLDCSKNTRYPVMGATVQRRGGVARHDAVAWGFARAADALGVDLIQQTEVLGFRKENGVCIGVETSKGFIGAKRVGVVTAGNSGHMARQAGFRLPIESHPLQALVSEPIKPIIDSVIMSNAVHGYISQSDKGDLVIGAGIDGYNGYGQRGSYPVIEHTVQAIVEMFPVLSRVRMNRQWGGIVDTTPDACPIISKTPVPNLFFNCGWGTGGFKATPGSGNVFAASLAKGEMHPLAAPFSIDRFHNGALIDEHGAAAVAH, encoded by the coding sequence ATGCAACGGTATTCAGGCTTCGGCCTCTTCAAACACTCCCTCAGCCACCACGAAAACTGGCAGAAGATGTGGCGCACGCCGATCCCGAAAAAGGTCTACGACGTGGTCATCGTTGGCGGCGGTGGGCACGGGCTGGCGACGGCCTACTACCTGGCAAAGGAGCACGGCATCACCAATGTGGCGGTGGTCGAAAAAGGCTGGCTGGGCGGCGGTAATACGGCGCGCAACACCACCATCGTGCGCTCCAACTACCTGTGGGACGAGTCGGCGCATCTGTACGAGCACGCGATGAAACTGTGGGAGGGCCTGTCCCAGGACCTGAACTACAACGTCATGTTCTCGCAGCGCGGCGTGTACAACCTGTGCCATACCCTGCAAGACATTCGTGACTCGGAACGCCGGGTCAGCGCCAACCGCCTCAATGGCGTGGACGGCGAGCTGCTGAATGCCCAGCAAGTTGCGGACGAAATTCCGTACCTGGACTGCTCCAAAAACACCCGTTATCCGGTGATGGGCGCTACCGTACAGCGCCGTGGCGGCGTTGCTCGCCACGATGCCGTGGCCTGGGGCTTTGCCCGGGCAGCGGACGCGCTGGGTGTCGACCTGATCCAGCAAACCGAAGTGCTGGGCTTTCGCAAGGAAAACGGTGTATGCATCGGCGTTGAAACCAGCAAAGGCTTTATCGGCGCCAAGCGCGTCGGTGTGGTGACGGCCGGTAACTCCGGGCACATGGCGCGTCAGGCGGGGTTCCGCCTGCCCATCGAATCGCACCCGCTGCAAGCGCTGGTGTCGGAGCCGATCAAACCGATTATCGACAGCGTGATCATGTCCAACGCTGTGCACGGCTATATCAGCCAGTCCGACAAGGGCGACCTGGTGATCGGCGCCGGCATCGACGGCTACAACGGCTACGGCCAGCGCGGTTCGTACCCGGTGATCGAGCACACTGTTCAAGCGATTGTCGAGATGTTCCCGGTGTTGTCCCGCGTGCGCATGAACCGTCAATGGGGCGGCATCGTCGACACCACGCCAGACGCCTGCCCGATCATCTCCAAAACGCCGGTACCCAACCTGTTCTTCAACTGCGGTTGGGGCACGGGCGGCTTCAAGGCCACTCCGGGCTCGGGCAACGTGTTTGCCGCCAGCCTGGCCAAAGGTGAAATGCATCCCCTGGCCGCACCGTTTTCCATCGACCGTTTCCACAACGGCGCCCTGATCGACGAACACGGCGCAGCCGCCGTCGCCCACTAA
- the purU gene encoding formyltetrahydrofolate deformylase, with the protein MSRAPDTWILTADCPSVMGTVDAVTRFLFEQRCYVTEHHSFDDQRSARFFIRVEFRQPDGFDETEFRSGLAERAQAFGMSFELTPPHYRPKVLIMVSKADHCLNDLLYRQRIGQLSMDVVAVVSNHPDLEPLAQWHDIPYHHFALDPRNKPAQEAKVWQVIEDTGAELVILARYMQVLSPELCRKLDGKAINIHHSLLPGFKGAKPYHQAYEKGVKMVGATAHYINNDLDEGPIIAQGVEPVDHSHYPEDLIAKGRDIEAQTLARGVGYHIERRVFLNGGRTVVL; encoded by the coding sequence ATGAGCCGTGCCCCGGACACCTGGATTCTCACTGCCGACTGCCCTAGCGTCATGGGAACGGTGGACGCGGTGACGCGTTTTCTGTTCGAACAGCGCTGCTACGTCACCGAGCACCATTCCTTTGACGACCAGCGCTCGGCGCGGTTTTTCATTCGTGTGGAGTTCCGTCAGCCGGACGGTTTTGACGAAACCGAATTTCGTTCAGGCCTGGCCGAACGGGCTCAAGCCTTCGGTATGAGCTTTGAACTGACGCCCCCGCATTACCGTCCCAAAGTACTGATCATGGTGTCCAAGGCGGATCACTGCCTCAACGATCTGCTCTACCGGCAGCGCATTGGCCAATTGTCGATGGACGTGGTGGCTGTGGTTTCCAATCACCCCGACCTTGAGCCCCTGGCTCAATGGCACGACATCCCTTACCACCACTTCGCACTGGACCCGCGCAACAAGCCTGCGCAAGAGGCCAAGGTGTGGCAAGTGATCGAAGACACCGGTGCCGAGCTGGTGATCCTCGCGCGCTACATGCAAGTCCTCTCTCCCGAGCTGTGCCGCAAGCTCGATGGCAAGGCCATCAACATTCACCACTCGCTGTTGCCCGGTTTCAAAGGGGCCAAGCCCTATCACCAGGCTTACGAGAAGGGCGTCAAAATGGTCGGCGCCACGGCGCACTACATTAACAACGACCTGGATGAAGGCCCGATCATTGCCCAAGGGGTCGAGCCGGTTGATCACAGCCATTATCCCGAAGACCTTATCGCCAAAGGCCGTGACATCGAGGCCCAGACGTTGGCACGGGGAGTGGGGTATCACATTGAGCGGCGTGTTTTCCTAAATGGAGGTCGTACGGTGGTGCTCTAG
- a CDS encoding sarcosine oxidase subunit alpha: MSQTHRLPHGGRVDRSKVLTFTFNGQQYKGYEGDSLAAALLANGVDIIGRSFKYSRPRGIFAAGAEEPNAVLQIGATEATQIPNVRATQQALYQGLVATSTNGWPNVNNDMMGILGKVGGKLMPPGFYYKTFMYPQSFWMTYEKYIRKAAGLGRSPTENDPDTYDYMNHHCDVLIVGAGPAGLAAALAAARSGARVIVADEQEEFGGSLLDSRESLDGKPAMEWVAKVIAELKALPNVVLLPRATVNGYHDHNFLTIHERLTDHLGDRAPIGQVRQRINRVRAKRVVLATGACERPLVYGNNDVPGNMLAGAVSTYVRRYGVAPGKKMLLSTNNDHAYRVALDWFDAGQQVVAIADARSNPRGALVEEARAKGIRILTGSAVIEARGSKHVTGARVAAIDLKSHSVTSPGEWLECDLVATSGGYSPVVHLASHLGGKPTWREDILGFVPGEAPQKRVCVGGINGVYSLADSLADGFEGGVRAASEAGFKPVEGVLPKALNHHEEPTLALFQVPHEKATARAPKQFVDLQNDVTAAAIELATREGFESVEHVKRYTALGFGTDQGKLGNVNGLAIAARSLNVSIPQMGTTMFRPNYTPVTFGAVAGRHCGHIFEPVRYTALQAWHVKQGAEFEDVGQWKRPWYFPRNGEDMHAAVKRECLAVRDSVGILDASTLGKIDIQGPDAREFLNRIYTNAWTKLDVGKARYGLMCKEDGMVFDDGVTACLADNHFVMTTTTGGAARVLQWLEIYQQTEWPELKVYFTSVTDHYATLTLSGPNSRKLLSEVTDIDLDREAFPFMTWKEGLVGGVPARVFRISFTGELSYEVNIQADYAMGVLEKIAEAGKAYNLTPYGTETMHVLRAEKGFIIVGQDTDSSMTPDDLNMGWCVGRTKPFSWIGWRGMNREDCVREQRKQLVGLKPVDPTKWLPEGAQLVFDTRQSIPMSMVGHVTSSYTCGSLGYSFAMGVVKGGLSRMGERVFAPLADGTVIEAEIVSSVFFDPKGERQNI; this comes from the coding sequence ATGAGCCAGACCCATCGCTTGCCCCACGGCGGCCGCGTCGATCGCTCCAAAGTGCTGACCTTTACCTTCAACGGCCAACAATACAAAGGCTACGAAGGCGACAGTCTGGCGGCCGCACTGCTGGCCAATGGTGTCGATATTATTGGCCGCAGCTTTAAATATTCACGGCCACGGGGCATTTTTGCCGCCGGTGCCGAAGAGCCCAATGCGGTGCTGCAGATCGGTGCGACCGAGGCCACGCAGATCCCTAACGTGCGCGCTACGCAACAGGCGCTGTACCAGGGGCTGGTTGCCACGAGCACCAATGGCTGGCCCAACGTCAACAACGACATGATGGGGATTCTGGGCAAAGTCGGCGGCAAGCTGATGCCGCCGGGTTTCTACTACAAAACCTTCATGTACCCGCAGTCGTTCTGGATGACTTACGAGAAGTACATCCGCAAGGCTGCCGGTCTGGGCCGTTCGCCGACCGAGAATGACCCGGACACCTACGACTACATGAACCACCATTGCGACGTGCTGATCGTCGGCGCGGGCCCTGCGGGCCTGGCTGCCGCTTTGGCTGCCGCACGCAGTGGGGCACGGGTAATCGTGGCCGATGAGCAGGAAGAATTCGGCGGTAGCCTGCTCGACAGCCGTGAAAGCCTCGACGGCAAACCGGCGATGGAGTGGGTGGCCAAAGTCATCGCTGAACTCAAGGCACTGCCGAACGTCGTGCTGCTGCCCCGGGCGACGGTGAACGGCTATCACGACCACAACTTCCTGACCATTCACGAGCGCCTGACCGACCACCTTGGTGACCGGGCTCCGATCGGTCAGGTGCGTCAGCGCATTAACCGGGTACGGGCCAAGCGCGTGGTGCTGGCCACCGGTGCCTGCGAACGTCCACTGGTTTACGGCAACAACGACGTACCGGGCAACATGCTGGCGGGCGCAGTGTCCACCTACGTGCGCCGCTACGGCGTGGCGCCAGGCAAAAAAATGTTGCTGAGCACAAACAACGACCACGCGTATCGCGTCGCTCTGGACTGGTTCGACGCCGGCCAGCAAGTCGTGGCCATCGCCGATGCGCGGAGCAATCCACGCGGCGCCCTGGTTGAAGAAGCGCGGGCCAAAGGCATCCGGATCCTGACCGGCAGCGCGGTGATTGAAGCGCGCGGCAGCAAACATGTCACCGGTGCCCGTGTGGCGGCGATTGACCTCAAATCCCATAGCGTCACCAGCCCCGGCGAATGGCTGGAGTGCGATCTGGTAGCGACCTCGGGCGGTTACAGCCCGGTGGTGCACCTGGCTTCGCACCTGGGTGGCAAGCCGACCTGGCGCGAAGATATTCTGGGTTTTGTACCTGGCGAAGCGCCGCAAAAGCGCGTGTGTGTGGGCGGTATCAATGGCGTGTACAGCCTCGCCGACAGCCTGGCTGACGGGTTCGAAGGCGGCGTACGGGCGGCCAGCGAAGCCGGCTTCAAACCGGTTGAAGGCGTGCTGCCCAAAGCCCTGAATCATCATGAAGAGCCGACGCTGGCGCTGTTTCAGGTGCCCCATGAAAAAGCCACGGCGCGGGCGCCGAAACAATTTGTCGATCTGCAGAACGACGTCACTGCTGCCGCCATCGAACTGGCGACCCGTGAAGGCTTCGAGTCGGTCGAGCACGTCAAGCGTTACACCGCGCTGGGCTTCGGTACCGATCAGGGCAAACTCGGTAACGTCAACGGGTTGGCCATTGCCGCGCGCTCGCTGAACGTGAGCATCCCGCAGATGGGCACCACCATGTTCCGTCCCAACTACACGCCGGTGACATTCGGCGCGGTAGCGGGCCGGCATTGTGGGCATATCTTCGAGCCGGTGCGCTACACCGCGCTGCAGGCGTGGCACGTCAAGCAAGGCGCCGAGTTTGAAGATGTCGGCCAATGGAAGCGTCCGTGGTACTTCCCGCGCAATGGCGAAGACATGCATGCGGCGGTCAAGCGCGAGTGCCTGGCGGTCCGTGACAGCGTCGGGATTCTCGATGCCTCTACCCTCGGCAAAATCGACATTCAAGGCCCGGATGCGCGGGAGTTCCTCAACCGCATCTACACCAACGCCTGGACCAAGCTTGACGTGGGCAAAGCCCGCTACGGTCTGATGTGCAAAGAAGACGGCATGGTCTTTGACGATGGTGTGACGGCGTGTCTGGCGGACAACCATTTTGTGATGACCACCACCACCGGCGGCGCGGCACGCGTCCTGCAATGGCTGGAAATCTATCAACAGACCGAATGGCCAGAGCTGAAGGTGTACTTCACGTCGGTGACCGACCACTACGCGACGCTGACCTTGTCCGGCCCTAACAGCCGCAAACTGCTGAGTGAAGTGACGGACATCGACCTGGATCGCGAAGCCTTCCCGTTCATGACCTGGAAAGAAGGCCTGGTGGGCGGCGTGCCGGCACGGGTGTTCCGTATTTCGTTTACCGGTGAGCTGTCCTACGAGGTCAACATCCAGGCCGACTACGCAATGGGCGTACTGGAGAAAATCGCCGAGGCCGGCAAGGCGTACAACCTGACGCCGTACGGGACTGAGACCATGCACGTATTGCGTGCGGAAAAGGGGTTCATCATCGTTGGCCAGGACACCGATAGCTCCATGACTCCGGATGACCTGAACATGGGCTGGTGTGTAGGCCGGACCAAACCGTTCTCGTGGATCGGCTGGCGTGGCATGAACCGCGAAGACTGTGTACGCGAACAGCGTAAACAACTGGTCGGCCTCAAGCCGGTCGACCCGACCAAATGGTTGCCTGAAGGCGCACAGCTGGTGTTCGACACTCGCCAGTCGATCCCGATGAGCATGGTCGGCCACGTGACTTCCAGTTACACCTGCGGCTCGTTGGGTTATTCGTTTGCGATGGGCGTGGTCAAGGGCGGTCTCAGCCGCATGGGTGAGCGGGTATTTGCACCGTTGGCCGATGGCACTGTGATCGAAGCCGAAATCGTGTCTTCGGTGTTCTTCGACCCGAAAGGCGAACGGCAAAATATTTGA